In Prevotella sp. oral taxon 475, one DNA window encodes the following:
- the queA gene encoding tRNA preQ1(34) S-adenosylmethionine ribosyltransferase-isomerase QueA gives MKLSQFKFELPEEQIALYPHSIYHEVENEKGKKETLRMTRRDECRLMVLHRKSGKIDLFRKDKKGKPIQGEFIQFRDVINYFSEGDTFIFNDTKVFPARLYGMKEKTDSKIEVFLLRELNEEMRLWDVLVEPARKIRIGNKLFFDDSSTMVAEVIDNTTSRGRTLRFLYDCPHDEFKRSLFALGESPLPRYIIDARNNHHGTEEDMEDFQTIYAQREGAVTAPATGLHFSRELMKRLEIKGIEAAFITLHCGLGNFHDIEVEDLTKHKVDSEAMRIDADACSIVNRAKANGRHICAVGTSVLKATETAVGTDNMLKEYNGWTNRFIFPPYDFGLADTMIANFYHPFSTLLMATAAFGGYDLVMEAYRQAVENGYRFGCFGDALLILDD, from the coding sequence ATGAAACTCTCACAATTCAAGTTCGAACTGCCCGAAGAGCAAATCGCCCTATACCCACACAGCATCTATCACGAGGTAGAAAATGAGAAAGGGAAGAAAGAAACTCTGCGCATGACCCGTCGCGACGAGTGCCGCTTGATGGTATTGCACAGAAAAAGCGGTAAGATCGACCTCTTTAGAAAGGATAAAAAAGGAAAACCCATCCAGGGAGAGTTCATACAGTTTCGTGATGTCATCAACTATTTTAGCGAAGGTGATACCTTTATCTTCAATGACACGAAGGTGTTCCCCGCCCGACTCTACGGCATGAAAGAGAAGACTGACTCGAAGATTGAGGTCTTCCTCCTGCGCGAACTCAACGAAGAGATGCGTCTTTGGGATGTATTGGTGGAGCCGGCCAGGAAGATTAGAATCGGCAATAAGCTCTTCTTCGACGACAGTAGTACGATGGTGGCCGAGGTGATCGACAATACAACCAGTCGCGGACGCACCCTTCGCTTCCTCTATGATTGCCCGCACGACGAGTTTAAACGCTCGCTTTTCGCCCTGGGCGAGTCGCCTCTGCCACGCTATATCATCGATGCGCGCAACAATCACCATGGCACTGAAGAAGATATGGAGGACTTCCAAACGATCTACGCCCAGCGGGAAGGAGCCGTTACAGCCCCCGCTACGGGACTGCACTTCAGTCGAGAACTCATGAAACGATTGGAAATCAAAGGCATCGAAGCTGCTTTCATTACGCTGCATTGCGGACTGGGCAACTTCCATGACATTGAAGTGGAAGACCTTACCAAGCACAAAGTGGACTCCGAAGCGATGCGTATCGATGCTGATGCCTGTTCCATCGTTAATCGTGCTAAGGCTAATGGTCGGCACATCTGCGCCGTCGGTACAAGTGTCTTGAAAGCTACCGAAACGGCTGTGGGCACCGACAATATGCTCAAAGAATATAACGGATGGACCAATCGATTTATCTTCCCTCCCTACGACTTTGGATTGGCCGACACGATGATTGCTAACTTCTATCATCCCTTCTCCACCTTGCTCATGGCTACTGCTGCTTTCGGCGGCTATGACCTCGTGATGGAGGCTTATCGGCAGGCTGTGGAGAACGGTTATCGATTCGGTTGCTTCGGCGACGCTCTGCTCATCCTCGACGATTGA
- the truB gene encoding tRNA pseudouridine(55) synthase TruB: MDFNAGEIIAIDKPYEMTSFGALARVRYLLSRKLGVKRVKIGHAGTLDPLATGVLILCTGKATKRIAELQAHTKEYVATLQLGATTPSYDLEHPVDATFETAHITREAIAEVLKNFIGEIQQVPPSYSACKVNGNRAYDLKRKGKDVELAAKTLQIDEIEILDFDADSMLLSLRIVCGKGTYIRALARDVGKALHSGAYLTALRRTRVGEIGVDHCISLDAFQEWLDAQPIEHSPLKTH, translated from the coding sequence ATGGACTTCAACGCAGGAGAAATTATTGCTATCGACAAGCCCTACGAGATGACCAGTTTCGGTGCCTTGGCTCGGGTGCGTTATCTCCTTTCGCGCAAACTGGGCGTGAAACGGGTGAAAATCGGGCACGCCGGGACACTCGATCCGCTGGCTACAGGCGTGCTCATTCTGTGCACGGGAAAGGCGACCAAACGCATTGCCGAACTGCAGGCGCACACCAAGGAGTATGTAGCAACACTGCAACTGGGGGCTACCACGCCGAGCTATGACCTGGAACATCCCGTTGATGCTACCTTCGAAACGGCACACATTACCCGCGAGGCTATCGCCGAAGTGCTGAAAAATTTTATTGGCGAGATACAACAGGTGCCGCCTTCCTACAGTGCTTGTAAAGTGAACGGCAACCGGGCCTACGACCTAAAACGAAAAGGAAAAGACGTGGAACTCGCCGCCAAGACGCTGCAAATAGACGAAATAGAAATTCTCGACTTCGATGCCGATAGCATGCTGCTCTCTCTTCGCATCGTCTGCGGTAAGGGTACCTATATTCGAGCCTTGGCACGCGATGTGGGAAAGGCTCTCCATAGCGGTGCCTATCTCACCGCCTTGCGCCGCACACGAGTGGGAGAGATAGGCGTGGACCACTGTATCTCTCTCGATGCCTTTCAGGAATGGCTCGATGCTCAACCCATAGAACACTCACCCCTCAAAACACATTAA
- the folK gene encoding 2-amino-4-hydroxy-6-hydroxymethyldihydropteridine diphosphokinase — protein sequence MLHRVYFSLGANLGNREQTLGRAIEWLAKLVGPVERQSSYHETAPWGFSSPHPFLNAAVCCSTTLTPRQVLCVTQKIELLLGRRQKSTDGSYHDRPIDIDILLYDDLCIDEPDLKIPHPLMHEREFVMKPLNEIR from the coding sequence ATGCTCCACCGCGTCTATTTCAGCTTGGGGGCCAACCTGGGAAACCGCGAACAAACTCTCGGTCGGGCCATTGAGTGGCTCGCAAAACTCGTCGGCCCCGTCGAACGGCAGTCTTCCTACCACGAAACTGCTCCCTGGGGATTTTCCTCCCCACATCCTTTTCTCAACGCTGCCGTATGTTGCAGCACAACACTTACGCCCCGACAGGTGCTCTGCGTCACACAAAAGATAGAGCTCTTGCTGGGGCGTCGCCAAAAAAGCACAGACGGTTCGTATCACGACCGACCTATCGACATCGACATTCTTCTTTATGACGACCTGTGTATCGATGAGCCTGACCTGAAAATTCCACACCCGTTGATGCACGAACGCGAATTCGTGATGAAGCCACTTAACGAAATCCGCTAA
- a CDS encoding DUF3098 domain-containing protein: protein MDKRNFAFDKTNFILLAIGVLIIVLGFILMGGAGSTDAAFNPDIFSFKRITVAPMVCLVGFVSIIYAVIRKPKDNETED, encoded by the coding sequence ATGGATAAAAGAAATTTCGCTTTCGACAAAACAAACTTTATCTTGTTGGCCATAGGCGTGCTCATCATCGTCTTGGGCTTCATTTTGATGGGTGGAGCAGGCTCTACCGATGCGGCATTCAACCCCGACATCTTCAGCTTCAAGCGCATCACGGTGGCTCCGATGGTCTGCTTGGTGGGCTTCGTCTCCATCATCTATGCCGTTATCCGCAAACCTAAAGACAACGAGACGGAAGACTAA
- a CDS encoding undecaprenyl-diphosphate phosphatase, producing MDILQTIIIAVVEGLTEFLPVSSTGHMIIAQALLGIESDAFVKAFDVIIQFGAILAVVVLYWQRFFRLDTSPAPEGSTPVQQLLHKWNFYHKLLVAFIPAVVIGGLCNKYIDVLLGNVMVVAVMLVVGGVFMLFCDGLFGQGSASARLTTRRAFAIGLFQCLAMIPGVSRSMATIVGGMAQKLTRKDAAEFSFFLAVPTMFAATCLELLKLFLQMHENGDYSILASHAGTLLLGCGVAFLVALLAIKGFIAYLTKYGFRAFGVYRIIVGGAIIAWLLSGHTLTMID from the coding sequence ATGGACATTCTTCAAACCATTATCATTGCAGTGGTGGAGGGACTGACAGAGTTCCTCCCCGTGTCGTCTACAGGACACATGATCATCGCTCAAGCCTTGTTGGGCATCGAGAGCGACGCCTTTGTCAAGGCGTTCGATGTGATCATTCAGTTTGGTGCTATCTTAGCGGTGGTGGTGCTTTATTGGCAGCGTTTCTTCCGGTTGGATACTTCTCCGGCACCCGAAGGCAGCACGCCCGTACAACAACTGTTGCACAAATGGAATTTTTATCATAAGCTGCTGGTGGCTTTTATCCCGGCGGTGGTGATTGGCGGGCTCTGCAACAAATATATCGATGTACTTCTGGGCAACGTCATGGTGGTGGCGGTGATGTTGGTGGTAGGCGGTGTTTTTATGCTGTTCTGCGATGGGCTGTTCGGCCAGGGGTCGGCAAGTGCTCGACTGACTACGCGCCGCGCCTTTGCCATCGGCCTGTTTCAGTGCCTGGCGATGATACCCGGCGTGTCGCGTTCGATGGCAACCATCGTGGGCGGAATGGCCCAAAAGCTTACCCGTAAGGATGCGGCCGAGTTTTCGTTCTTCCTGGCTGTTCCTACAATGTTTGCCGCAACGTGCTTGGAACTGCTTAAGTTGTTTCTGCAAATGCACGAAAACGGCGACTATAGCATTCTGGCTTCACATGCCGGCACGTTGCTCCTGGGCTGCGGAGTGGCCTTTTTGGTGGCGTTGCTGGCCATCAAGGGATTCATTGCTTACCTCACAAAATATGGTTTCCGCGCCTTTGGCGTCTACCGCATTATCGTCGGAGGGGCCATCATCGCGTGGCTTCTCTCGGGTCATACGCTTACCATGATCGACTGA